Genomic segment of Nocardiopsis mwathae:
CCACGCGGAGAAGGTGGGCTATCCGATCCGCATCCGCGAGGCGGAGGTCGTGCGGACCGCCATGGTCGGCGCCGGCCTGCTGCGGGTGACCCTGGGCGGTGCGGGCACCGCGGGGTTCGAGTCCCACGCACCGGACGAGCACGTGAAACTGATCTTCCCGGAGCCGGACGGCTCGGTGCGGCTCCCCGAGCCGAACGGCCTGATGCTGCGCTGGCCGCGCCCGACACCCACCTCGCGCGAGTACACCGTGCGCCGCTACGACCCGGCCTCAGGCGAGATCGACATCGACATCGCCCCGCACGAGGGCGGCCTGGCGTCGGACTGGGCACAGGCCGTGGAGCCGGGCGCCGTCGTCCACGTCGCCGGACCCCCCGGCGGGCTCATCGTCCCCCACTCCTATGACCGCTACCTTCTGGCGGGCGACATCACGGCGCTGCCCGCGATCGCGCGCCGCCTGGAGGAGCTGCCCGGGAGCGCGAGGGGTTGGGCCTTCGTCGAGGTCGCCGACGCCGCGGAGGAGATCGGGATGTCCGCGCCCGAAGGTGTCGAGGTGCGCTGGCTGCACCGCGGCGACCGCCCGGCCGGCACCGGCGGCGCGCTGGCGCGGGCCGTGACGTCGGTGTCCGTTCCCGAGGGTGAGCGCCTGTACGTGTGGGCCGCGGGCGAGGCGGGGCAGATCAAGCCGCTGCGGCGCTGGGTCCGCGACGAGCTGCGGCTGGAAAAGGCCGACCACGACATCACCGGCTACTGGAAGCGGGGCGTCGCCGACTTCGACGACGACCACTGACACCCCGGCAGAGGGAGCACAGGGGAACGCCCCTGTGCCCGATCACCCTGCCCGCAGAACCCCTGAGTAAAGCAAGCCTCACCTCGGCAGGCACCCGTATCCGCCTGCCTCGACAAGGAGTCGCACATGTTCACACGCAGATCGCCGGGCCTGGTCGGCGCACTCGCTCTGTCCCTCGCCCTGGCCGGGTGCGGGTCGTCGACGGGCGGGGAGGACGCCTCCGGGGAGAGTGGCGAGACCCGCGTGTTCACCGCGGACAACGGCGAGATCACCATCCCCGCCGACCCGCAGCGCGTGGTGGCCACCGGGTACGCCGTCCCCGTCCTGATCGAAGCCGACGCTCCCCTGGTCGGGATCTCGTCATGGCAGCGCGGCGAGCCGCTGATGAGCGAGGAGGACCTGGCCACCTACGAGGAGCTGCCGAAGGTGGCCGGCGAGCAGGCGGCCGAGACCAACTACGAGGCGATCGCCGAGGCCGACCCCGACCTCATCGTCATCGGCGTCCCGGCCCCGGTGCTCGGCGACATCGACGTCGAGCGGCTGGAGTCCATCGCCCCGGTCGTGGCGATCGGCCCGACCGTGCCGTCGGCGTGGCGCGAGCTGTCCCGCAAGCAGGCCGACGCGGCGGGCGCGCTCGATCGGTTCGACGCCGTGCAGGGGGAGTACGAGAACAAGGCCGCCGATCTGGCCGAAAAGTACTCCGACGTGCTGCCGCAGCTGAAGCTGGGGCACATCGGCGAGTACGGCGAGGTCGCCAAGGGCACCTTCCAGCGCGAGTTCAGCGGCTCGTGGGGCACCAACATCGCCGAGGACATCGGCGCGGCGTACTACGGCGAGGTCAAGGAGCCCGGCCCCGGTTCGCGCGCGGTCAGCGAGTACCCCTCCGTCGAGGAGCTGCCGGACTCGCTCGGTGAGGCCGACGCCATCACCTACTCGGTCAAGGCCGACGGCAGCATCCCCGAGTCGGTTCAGTACGTCATGGACTCGGAGCTGTGGAAGAACCTGCCCGCCGTCAAGGACGGGAAGACCTTCCCGATCCAGCACACCGAGGCCGCGACCTACGGGCAGGCCATGCGGACCCTGGACGCGATCGACGAGTCGTTCGCGCCGCTGCTGGAGCAGTGACCCCCCTAGGCCGGACGTCCGAACCGGCGCAGACCACCAGGCGCACACCGCGGATCGGGCGGGTCGGACTGCTCGCCGGCGGGCTGGTGCTGCTGGCCGCCGTCGCCGTGCTCAGCATCGGCGTCGGCGCCCGCCCGATCCCTCCCGCCGATGTGGTGCGGGCCCTGTTCGACTTCCAGGGGACCGACGACCACGTGGTGGTGTGGAATATGCGGGCGCCCCGCGCGCTGCTGGCCGTCGCCGTGGGCGCCGCGCTGGCGGTGGCGGGCGCGCTGATCCAGACGCTGGCCCGCAACCCGCTGGCCGAGCCCGGAATCCTCGGGGTCACCGCGGGGGCCGGGTTCGCCATCACCCTCGGGTCGGCGCTGGGCCTGGCCGCCGGGCAGGCGGGCGAGCTGGGTTGGGCGATCGTCGGCTCGGTACTCGCGGCGCTGCTGGTCGCCGCCGTCGGGCGGAGCTCACCGCTGCGCCTGGTGCTCACCGGGGTGGCGCTGACCGCGGTGCTGAACGGTGTCGCGCTGGGCATGCGGCTGCGGTTCCCGGACGTCTTCGACGTCTACCGGTTCTGGTCGGTCGGCTCACTGGCGGCCCGGGAACAGGCGCCGCTGGGGCTGCCGCTGGCGGCGATCGCGGTGTGCCTGGTCGGCGCGGTGCTGCTGAGCCGGGCGCTCAACGCCCTGGCGCTGGGCGAGACCGTGGCGCACACGCTGGGCGCCGGCGTGGCGCGGGTGCGGGCGCTGGCGCTGGTGCTCATCACCGTGCTCAGCGGGGCGGCCACGGCTGTGGCCGGGCCGATCCTGTTCGTCGGGCTGATCGTTCCGCACCTCGTCCGCCGTCCGGCGGGGGGCTCGGTGCCGTGGCTGGTGCTCTATTCGATGGTGCTGGGCGCGATCCTGCTGCTGGTCGCCGATGTCGGTTCGCGGGTGCTGCTGCCCACCGGTGAGGTGCCGGTGGCGATCGTGACGGCGTTCCTCGGCGGACCCGTGCTGATCTGGGCCGTCCGCCGCTACGGGGCGGGGTCGCTGTGAACACACGTCTTCTGCACGCCGAACACCGCACGGTGGCGGTATCGGCGGTGCTGGCCGCCGTCATCGCGGGCCTGGGTCTGCTCGGGCTCTGCTACGGCGCCTCCTGGGCCACCCCCGGCGAGGTGCTGGCCGCGCTGACCGGGGCGGAGCGCTCCGTGGTGATCACGGAATGGCGGCTGCCGCGGGTCATGGCCGGGCTGGTCTTCGGCGCCGCGCTCGGTGTGGCCGGCGCGATCTTCCAGAACCTCACCCGCAACCCGATGGGCAGCCCGGACATCATCGGGCTCGACGCGGGTGCCTACACCGGCGCCCTGATCGCCATCACCGTGCTGTCGGGCACGTCCGCGCAGCTGGCCACCGGGTCGGTGGTCGGCGGGCTGCTCGTCGCGGCCGTGATCTACCTGCTCTCCTCCGACCGGGGCTTCTCCGGGCTGCGGCTGGTGGTGATCGGCATCGCGGTCAACGCGATGGTGACCGCGGTCAACTCGTGGATCGTGCTCCGCGCCGACCTGGAGATCGCCATCGCCGCGGTGGGGTGGAGCGCCGGCTCGCTCAACGGCGTGGACTGGGCCGACCTGCGCGTCCCGTTCGCGGTGATCGCCGTCCTGCTCGTGGGCATGGCCGCGCTGTCCCGCGACATGCACCAGACGCTGCTCGGCGACGCGGTCGCGGTGACCACCGGTGTCGCGCTCAACCGGCTGCGGCTGCTGATGGTGCTGATCGGCGTCGGCTGCACGGCCACGGTGACCGCGGTGGCCGGGCCGATCGCGTTCATCGCCCTGGCCGCCCCGCAGATCGGCCGCAGGCTCGCGGGCGCCGCCGGAGTGCCGCTGCTCCCGGCCGCGCTGACCGGGGCCGTGCTGCTCCAAGGCGCCGACCTGCTCGCCCAGATGCTGCTGGCGCCCGTCGCACTTCCCGTCGGCGTGGTGAGCACCGCGATCGGCGGCTGCTACCTGATCTGGCTGCTGACCAAGGAGGTGAGGCGCGCATGACCGCACGCCTCAGCGCGCAGGAGATCACCCTGCGCTACGGCGAACGCGTGGTGTCCACACGGCTGAGCCTCGACATCCCCGACGGCGCGTTCACCGCCATCGTGGGTCCCAACGCGTGCGGGAAGTCCACCCTGCTGCGGGCGTTCGTCCGGCTGCTGCGCCCCGACACCGGGCAGGTGCACCTCGACGGGCGCGAGGTGGGGGGCTACCCGTCCAAGGCCCTGGCCAAGGTGCTCGGCTTCCTGCCGCAGGACCCCCTGGCCCCCGACGGCATCAGGGTCCGCCAGCTGGTGAGCCGGGGGCGGTTCCCGCACCAGTCGCTGCTGGCCGCGTGGTCGGCCCGGGACGAGGAGGCCGTCGGTGAGGCGATGATCGCCGCCGGCGTCGACGACCTGGCCGACCGACCGGTCCAGGAACTGTCCGGCGGGCAGCGCCAGCGGGTGTGGATGGCCATGGTGCTCGCCCAGCAGACGCCCTACCTGCTGCTCGACGAGCCGACATCCTTCCTGGACATCACCCACCAGTACCAGCTGCTCGGGCTGCTGGCCCGAATGCGCGACGAGGGGCGCACGGTCATCGCCGTCCTCCACGACATCAACCAGGCCTGCCGCTTCGCCGACCACTTGGTCGCCATGCGCGACGGCCGGGTGGCCGCCGAGGGCGACCCCGCCGAGATCGTGGACGCCGCGCTGGTCAAAGACGTATTCGACCTTCCCAGCGTCATCGTCCCCGACCCGGTGACCGACACCCCCATGGTCGTCCCCACACTCCAAGGAGACTGAGTTGACCACCCCGAGCGTGCCCTCCGACGGACTGCTCCCCCTGACCGGCGCCCAGGCGGGGATCTGGAACGCACAGCGCTTGGAACCGGACTCCCCCTACTACCTGGTCGGCGACGTGGTGGAGGTCTCCGGCGACGAGCCGGTCGACGCCCGTGCACTGGCCGAGGCGGTCCGGGCGACCACGGACGAGGCCGAGGCCCTGCGGCTGCGGGTGTACGACACCCCGTCGGGCCCGCGTCAGGCGGTCGACGACGCGCCGGTGAAGACGCCCGAGGTGGTCGACGTCAGCGGCGAGGCCGACCCCGCGGCCGCGGCCACCGCGCTCGTCGACGCCGAGCGGGCGCAGGCCGCCGAGGCATGCCGGGGGATGGTGGACCGACAGCTGTACACCCGCACGGTCATCCGGCTGTCCGAGCGCGAGGTCTGGTATACCCAGCTCGGCCACCACCTCGTCTTCGACGGGTACACCGCCGCGATGCTGGCCCGACGCACCGCCGCCCACTACACGGCCCTGGTGCGCGGGGCCGAGCCGCCGCCGTCGACCTTCGGCGCGTTCGCCGACCTCGTCGCCGCCGACCGGGCCTACCGGGACAGCGACCAGGCCGCCGCGGACCGCGCGTACTGGGTCGACCGGTTCACCCCGCTGCCCGACCTCGGCGGCACCGACACCTCCGCAGGGCCGCCCGACCGCACCCTGACCGCCCGCGCCACCGTCACCCCCGAGGAGACGGCGCGGCTGCGCGCCTTCGCCGAACAGGAAGGCGTCACCTGGGGCGAATCACTCGTCGCCTGCTACGCCGCGTTCCTGCACCGCATGCTGGGCCGCCACGACGTGGTCTTCGCCCTGCCGCTGATGTGCCGGGTCGGACCGGCCCAGCTGCGCACCCCCGCGATGGCGGTCAACGTGCTGCCGCTGCGGGTGGACGTCCACGGCCGGGACGGGCTCGGGGAGCTGAGCCGGCGGGTCGCCGCCGCCATGCGGGAGATGCGCGAACACCAGCGCTACCGCGGCGAGGACCTGCCGCGGGACCTCTCGGCGCCCGGCGCCGGCGCGCTGCTGCACGGGCGCGGCATCAACCTCAAGGCGTTCGACCTGGAGATCGACTTCGCCGGGGCGCGGGGCGTGATGCGCAATGTCGCCGGCGGTCCGCCCGAGGACATGGGCCTGAGCGTGCTGCCGAGCCGCGACGGCGGCCTGCTGCTCGGCTTCGAGGTCGACGCCCTGACCGACGACCAGGCAGCGGTCGACGGCAAGCTGGCCGGGTTCCGGGCGCTGCTGGCCGGACTGACCGGCGGCCTGCCCGTGGGCCGGATCCCCCTGGCCGGTGACACGAGCGGCACGGTCGGCACTGCCGGGCCGCCTGCGGAGTGGACACCGCCCGCCCCGCCCGGAACCCCGGTCGACGTGGCGACCGCCTTCGACGCCATGGTCGCCACCGACCCCGGCGCCACCGCCCTGGTGTGTGGGGACGACCGGTGGTCCGCCGGGGAGCTGGCCGACCGGGTGCACCGGCTGGCCCGTGCCCTGCGCGCCCGCGGCATCGGCCCCGACGACGTCGTGGCGCTGGCGCTGCCCCGATCCGCCGACCTGGTCGGCGCCCTCCTGGCGGTGCTGGACGCCGGCGCCGCGTTCCTGCCCCTGGACACCGCCCACCCGCCCGAGCGGCTGCGCGAGCTCATCACCGACGCCCGCCCCGCTCTGGTCGTGACGGCCGTCGAGTCGGTCGACGGGCTCGCCTGGGGCGACCTGGTCGACGAGGCGGCCGGGCGGTCCGGCGCGCCGCTGCGGGCCGATGAGCTGGCCGCGCCCCGGCACCCCGAGCACCTGGCCTACGTCATCCACACCTCCGGGTCGACCGGTCGCCCCAAGGGCGTACTCGGCCGGTCCGGCGGGCTGTCCGCCCTCCTGCACCACCAGCGGTCGACCGTCGTCGCCGAGGCCGAGCGGGCCGCCGACCGGCGGCTGCGCGCCGCCCACACCTACTCCTTCGCCTTCGACTCGGCGTTCGACCACCTGGTGTGGTTGCTGTGCGGGCACGAACTCCACGTCTACGACACCGAGACCTGCCGCGACGCCGACGCCCTGCTCGCCGCCCACGCCCGCGACGCCATCGACATCGTCGACACCACACCGTCGATGGCGGCACCGCTGGTCGAGGGCGGACTGCTGGACCGGCGGCCGACGCTGCTGGTCCTCGGCGGCGAGGCCGCGCCGCCCGCGCTGTGGCGGCGGATCGCCGACTCCGGGGTCGCGGCCCGCAACATCTACGGGCCGACCGAGGCGACCGTGGACAGCACCGCGGCGCGGATCACCGGCGAGACCCCGACGATCGGCCACCCGCTCGCGGGCACCCGGGCCTACGTCCTCGACGCCGCCCTGCAGCCGGTACCGCACGGCACGGTCGGCGAGCTGTACCTGGCCGGAGGGCACCTGGCCCGCGGCTACCTGGGCAGGCCGGGGGCCAGCGCCGAGCGATTCGTCGCCGACCCCTACGGCCCCGCGGGCGAGCGGATGTACCGCACGGGCGACCTGGCCCGGTGGGTGCCCGGCCGCGGCCTGGAGTACCTGGGACGCGGCGACGGGCAGGTCAAGATCCGCGGCCACCGGGTGGAGACCGGCGAGGTCGAGGCCGCCCTGGGCTCGGTGCCCGGGGTCGCGGCGGCGGCCGCAGCCGTGCGGTCGTCCCGGCTGGTCGGCTACGTCGTGCCCGCCCCGGGCACCGGGGGCTCGCTCACGGGGGACGCCGTCCGCGCCCACCTGGCCGGGCGGCTTCCCGACCACATGGTGCCCTCGGCGGTGGTGGTGCTCGACGAGCTGCCGCTCACCCCCAACGGCAAGCTCGACCGCGCCGCGCTGCCCGCGCCCGCGGCGGCCGGCGGCGGTCGGGAACCGAGTACCGAGCGGGAGCGGCTGCTGTGCGCGGCGGTCGCCGAGGTGTTCGAGGTCGACCGGGTCGGCGCCGACGACGACTTCTTCGCGCTGGGCGGGGACAGCATCACCGCGATCACGGTCAGCAGCAGGCTGCGGGCGGCGGGTATCGAGCTGCGGCCCCGGGACCTGCTGGCGCGCCGCAGCTTCGCCGCCCTGGCCGCCTCCGCCCGGCGGGTGGCGGACACCACCGCCCCGGTCGACGAACCGACCGGGCAGGTGCCCGCGCCTCCCATCGTGCGCGGTCTGCTCGACCCGCACCCGGACGCCAGCGCCGTCGCCTCCTACGCGCAGTGGACCGCCCTGCGCGTCGACGACCTCGGACACGAGGACCTGGTCCGAGGCGTGCAGGCGGTGCTCGACCGGCACGACGCGCTGCGGCTGCGGGTCGGCGACGGCCTGGAGGTCCCGCCCAGGGGTGCGGTCCGGGCCGTCGTCCACGAGGTCCACGAGGTCCACAAGGTCCACGAGGTCCACCGGGTCGGTGGAGCGGGGGTCGAAGCGGTGGCGCGGCGCCTGGCGGGCGAACTCGACCCGCGGTCGGGCGACCTGCTGCGGGCCGCCCTGGTCCGCACCGGCGACGGCGGGCCCGACCGGCTGGTCGTGGTCGTACACCACCTCGCCGTCGACGGCGTGTCCTGGCGGGTGCTCCTGCCCGACCTGCACGCCGCCTGCACGGGAGGCACACTCTCCCCGGCGGGTGCGTCCTGGCGGCAGCACGCCCTGCTCCTCGCCGAGCAGGGGAGCAGCGGCGCGTACCGGGGCGAACTGGACCACTGGCGGACCGCTCTCGGTTCCGCGACCCGCCTGGGCGACCGTCCGCTCGATGAGAAGCGGGACACGGTGTCGACCGCACACAGGTCGGTCACGGTGGCTGCACCCGAGGTCACCGAGGCGCTGCTGACCACACTGCCCGCGGCCTACCGTGCCGGCGTCGACGAGGTCCTGCTGGCCGCGCTCGTGCTCGCGCTGCGGGATCGCGGCGTGTCCGGCGACGCCGTGACCGTCACGATGGAGGGGCACGGCCGCGAACACCTCGACCTGTCCCGCACGGTCGGCTGGTTCACCAGCGAGTACCCGGTCCGTGTCCCCATACTCCCCGGACCGGCGGGCGGCGACGTGGGGCGGGTGCTGCGGGAGGCCAAGGAGGCCAAGCGCGCCGTCCCCGGCAACGGCATCGGCTACGGGGTGCTGCGCTGCCTCGACCCGGAGGCCGGGCCGGAGCTGGCCGCCACCCCGGCCCCGGATGTGCTGCTGAACTACCTGGGCCGGTTCGCCCCGCTGTCCGGCACCGGGTGGCGCCTGCCGGAGCGGGACGCCTTCTCCGTGATCGAGCCCGACGGCAAGGCCTTGGAGCAGGTGCTGGCCCTCAACTGCTTCGTCCACGAGGAGGGCGCGCCCCGGCTCGCCGTCGAGTGGACGGCCGCGACCGGGGTGATCGGCCCTGAGGCGGTGGCGGCCCTGCAGGACGCCTGGGCCGCGGCGCTGGACGCGCTGGCCGAGCACGCGCGGGACACAGCCGGCGGGCTCACCCCCTCCGACATCCCGCTGGTCGACCTCGACCAGGACACCATCGACGCCCTCGAACGCACCGGCCCCGTCCAGGACGTCTGGCCGGCCACACCGCTGCAGGTCGGCCTCTCCTTCCACACCCTCATCCGCGACGAACAGGACGCCGACGTCTACGTCGTCCAGGCGGTGACGACGCTGGCCGGCGAGCTGGACCCGGATCGGATGGCCGCGGCCGCCCGGGAGCTCCTGCGCAGGAACCCGGCCCTGCGCGTGTACCTGGCGCCCGTCGGGGACGACGTGGTGCAGGTGGTCCCCGCCGACGCCGCCCTGGAGTGGCGGCGGGACGACCGGTTCGAGGCGGCCGCCCGCGCCGAACTGGAGCGCCCCTTCGACCCGGCCCGGCCGCCGCTGATCCGCTTCCTGCTCTCCCGAACCGGCCCGGACGAGCACAAACTGGTGATCACCAACCACCACGCGCTGCTCGACGGCTGGTCGATGCCGCTGGTCGGCCGCGCACTGCTGGCGATCTACGCCGAGCTCGGCGGCGGCCCGGGCGCTCCCGCCGCCGCCGACGTGTCGGAGTACTTCCGCTGGCTGGCCGACCGGGACCCGGAGGCGTCCCTCGCGGCGTGGCGCGACGCCCTGGCCGGCGTCGACGACGCCACGCGGCTGGCACCGGCGAGCACCGCGACCGGCGTCGAACGGCCCGGCCGCGTGACCTTCGGTCTGGGCGGCGCGTTCAGCGACCGGCTGCGCGCCTTCGCCCGTGAGCGGGGCGTCACCCTGACCACCGTGCTCCAGACGGCCTGGGGCCTGCTGCTGGGCCGGCTCACCGGGCGCCGCGACGTCGTATTCGGCTGCCCGGTGTCAGGCCGACCCGCCGAGGTCGACGGTGTGGAGTCGATGATCGGCCAGCTCGGCACCACCATCCCCGTCCGGGTCCGGCACGCCCGGGACGAGACCGCCGGGGACCTGATGGCGCGCGTGCACGCCGAGAGCGTCGCGCTGACCGACCACCACTATGTCGGCCTGCCCGCGATCCAGCGGGCGGTGGGCGTCGGCGAGCTGTTCGACACCATGCTGGTGATGGAGAACTTCCCGCTGTCCAGCCGGAAGCGCACACCGCTCGCCCCCGGGCTCGACCTGGCCGGGGTGGACATCACCGACGCCACCCACTACGCGCTGACCGTGATCGTGATCCCCGACGACGAGATCACCATCGGCCTGGGCTTCCAGCCCGGCGCCTTCGCGGAGGCGACCGTGCGCGACTACGGCCGATGGCTGCGCAACATCCTGCGGGAGATCGTCGACGACCCGCGGCGGCCCGCGATCGGACTGCCCGTGCTCGACCAGGACGAGCGGGAGCGGATGCTGAGCACCGGAACCGGGGCCGCCCCCGCCAAGGTCCGCGGCCACTGGCTGGAGGAGTTCGCCGCCTGGGTCCGCCGCACCCCCGACGCCGAAGCCCTGGTCTGCCGCGACCGCAGCCTCGACTACGCCGAGCTGGACCGCCAGGCCAACCGGCTCGCCAACGCGCTGATCGAGCGGGGGGTGCGGCCCCAGGACCCGGTCGCGGTCCTGCTCGGGCGCGACATCGAGATGACGGTGGCGCTGTTCGGCATCGCCAAGGCCGGCGCCGTGTACGTGCCGATGGACCCGGACTACCCGCGGGACCGGCTGGCCTACATGCTCGACGACATCGCCCCGGCCGCCGCCCTGACGACCGGCGCCGACCTGCCGGCCGAACACGGAATCCCGGTGCTGCGGCTGGACGACCCGGCCACGCTCGCGTCCGCGCCCGACACCGACCCGGTCGAAGCCCGGGCCGCCCTCACCGAGGACGCGCTGGCCTACGTCATCTACACATCCGGTACCACCGGGCGGCCCAAGGGCGTGGGTGTGCCCCACCGCGGCGTGCCCGACCTGATCGCGCTGCAGGAGGAGGTCGTCGGCATCACCGAGCACGACCGCTACCTGCACTTCGCGTCGACCGGCTTCGACGTGGCGTTCTGGCAGACCATGGTGCCGCTGCTGTCCGGCGGGACCTCCGTGATCGCCCCCGAGGAGGTGCGCGTCCCCGGCGACGAACTGCTCGACTACATCGTCGAACACCGGGTGACCGGGGTGAACCTGCTGCCGTCCTTCCTGGCGGCGATGCCCGACGACCGGACGGTCGACCCCGATGTGCTCTTCGTCGTCGGCGCCGAGCGCCTCGACCCCGCGCTCGCGCGGCGCTGGGGTGCCGGCCGCCGGGCGCTGTTCAACGCCTACGGGCCCACCGAGGTCACGATCAACTCCGTGACCTGGCACTACGACCCGGACGACCCCGGCCCGCTGCCGATCGGCCGCCCCGACCCGGGCGTCCGCGCCTATGTCCTGGACGGCGGGCTCCAGCCGGTCGGCGCCGGTGTGACGGGTGAGCTGTACCTCGGCGGGCCGAGCCTGGCCCGCGGGTACATCGGCCGCCCCGGCCTGACCGCCGCCGCGTTCGTCGCCGACCCGTTCGGCGCCCCCGGGGAGCGGATGTACCGCACGGGCGACCTCGTGCGGTGGCGGCCCGACGGGCAGCTGGTGTTCCTCGGCCGCGTCGACCACCAGGTCAAGATCCGCGGCTTCAGGGTCGAGCTCGGCGAGATCGAGTCCACCCTGACCCGCCACCCCGATGTGCGCGCCTGCGCGGTGATCGTACGGGAGGGCAGGCTCGTCGGCTATGTCATCCCCACCGACGGCGCCGCCCCGGCAGCGGCAGCGGCCGCGGCAGCGGACACCGAGCGGCTGCGCGCGTACCTGGCCGAGCGGCTTCCCGACCACATGGTGCCCACCGCCCTGGTGCCGCTCGACCGGTTGCCGCTGAGCCCCGGCGGGAAGCTCGACCCCACCGCACTGCCCGCCCCCGAGGCCGCGGCCGCCGAGCGGCGCGAACCCGCCACCCGGGCCGAGGAGGTGCTGCTCGGCATCTTCACCGACATCCTCGGTACCGGCGGTGCCGGTGCGGCCGTCGGCCTGGACGACGACTTCTTCGCCATCGGCGGGGACAGCATCGTGTCGCTGCAGGTGGTGTCGCGGGCCCGCCGCCACGGGCTCGGCCTGACCGCCCGCGACGTGTTCGAGGGCGCCACGATCGCCGGGATCGCGGCGCGGGCGCGCGCCCTCGACGGCGGGGACGCCCCCGCCGTCGGCGACGCGCCGCTGACCCCCATCATGCGCGACCTGCTGCGCCGCGCGGGCACCGCCGCGGACGGGTTCTGCCAGTGGGCGGAAATCTGCGTCCCGCCCGGCGGCGACGAGGCGGCCTGGCGGGCCGTCCTCGACGCCGTCCTGGCCCGCCACGACGTGCTGCGCGCCCACCTGGTGGGCGACGCACTGCGCATCCCACCGGTCGGCGCCGTGACCGGCGCCGACGTGCTGACCCGGGTGGCGGCCACGGGCGACCTGCGCACCCTCGTCGACGAGCGGACCGCGGCGGCCCGCGCCTCGATGGACCCGC
This window contains:
- a CDS encoding non-ribosomal peptide synthetase; the protein is MTTPSVPSDGLLPLTGAQAGIWNAQRLEPDSPYYLVGDVVEVSGDEPVDARALAEAVRATTDEAEALRLRVYDTPSGPRQAVDDAPVKTPEVVDVSGEADPAAAATALVDAERAQAAEACRGMVDRQLYTRTVIRLSEREVWYTQLGHHLVFDGYTAAMLARRTAAHYTALVRGAEPPPSTFGAFADLVAADRAYRDSDQAAADRAYWVDRFTPLPDLGGTDTSAGPPDRTLTARATVTPEETARLRAFAEQEGVTWGESLVACYAAFLHRMLGRHDVVFALPLMCRVGPAQLRTPAMAVNVLPLRVDVHGRDGLGELSRRVAAAMREMREHQRYRGEDLPRDLSAPGAGALLHGRGINLKAFDLEIDFAGARGVMRNVAGGPPEDMGLSVLPSRDGGLLLGFEVDALTDDQAAVDGKLAGFRALLAGLTGGLPVGRIPLAGDTSGTVGTAGPPAEWTPPAPPGTPVDVATAFDAMVATDPGATALVCGDDRWSAGELADRVHRLARALRARGIGPDDVVALALPRSADLVGALLAVLDAGAAFLPLDTAHPPERLRELITDARPALVVTAVESVDGLAWGDLVDEAAGRSGAPLRADELAAPRHPEHLAYVIHTSGSTGRPKGVLGRSGGLSALLHHQRSTVVAEAERAADRRLRAAHTYSFAFDSAFDHLVWLLCGHELHVYDTETCRDADALLAAHARDAIDIVDTTPSMAAPLVEGGLLDRRPTLLVLGGEAAPPALWRRIADSGVAARNIYGPTEATVDSTAARITGETPTIGHPLAGTRAYVLDAALQPVPHGTVGELYLAGGHLARGYLGRPGASAERFVADPYGPAGERMYRTGDLARWVPGRGLEYLGRGDGQVKIRGHRVETGEVEAALGSVPGVAAAAAAVRSSRLVGYVVPAPGTGGSLTGDAVRAHLAGRLPDHMVPSAVVVLDELPLTPNGKLDRAALPAPAAAGGGREPSTERERLLCAAVAEVFEVDRVGADDDFFALGGDSITAITVSSRLRAAGIELRPRDLLARRSFAALAASARRVADTTAPVDEPTGQVPAPPIVRGLLDPHPDASAVASYAQWTALRVDDLGHEDLVRGVQAVLDRHDALRLRVGDGLEVPPRGAVRAVVHEVHEVHKVHEVHRVGGAGVEAVARRLAGELDPRSGDLLRAALVRTGDGGPDRLVVVVHHLAVDGVSWRVLLPDLHAACTGGTLSPAGASWRQHALLLAEQGSSGAYRGELDHWRTALGSATRLGDRPLDEKRDTVSTAHRSVTVAAPEVTEALLTTLPAAYRAGVDEVLLAALVLALRDRGVSGDAVTVTMEGHGREHLDLSRTVGWFTSEYPVRVPILPGPAGGDVGRVLREAKEAKRAVPGNGIGYGVLRCLDPEAGPELAATPAPDVLLNYLGRFAPLSGTGWRLPERDAFSVIEPDGKALEQVLALNCFVHEEGAPRLAVEWTAATGVIGPEAVAALQDAWAAALDALAEHARDTAGGLTPSDIPLVDLDQDTIDALERTGPVQDVWPATPLQVGLSFHTLIRDEQDADVYVVQAVTTLAGELDPDRMAAAARELLRRNPALRVYLAPVGDDVVQVVPADAALEWRRDDRFEAAARAELERPFDPARPPLIRFLLSRTGPDEHKLVITNHHALLDGWSMPLVGRALLAIYAELGGGPGAPAAADVSEYFRWLADRDPEASLAAWRDALAGVDDATRLAPASTATGVERPGRVTFGLGGAFSDRLRAFARERGVTLTTVLQTAWGLLLGRLTGRRDVVFGCPVSGRPAEVDGVESMIGQLGTTIPVRVRHARDETAGDLMARVHAESVALTDHHYVGLPAIQRAVGVGELFDTMLVMENFPLSSRKRTPLAPGLDLAGVDITDATHYALTVIVIPDDEITIGLGFQPGAFAEATVRDYGRWLRNILREIVDDPRRPAIGLPVLDQDERERMLSTGTGAAPAKVRGHWLEEFAAWVRRTPDAEALVCRDRSLDYAELDRQANRLANALIERGVRPQDPVAVLLGRDIEMTVALFGIAKAGAVYVPMDPDYPRDRLAYMLDDIAPAAALTTGADLPAEHGIPVLRLDDPATLASAPDTDPVEARAALTEDALAYVIYTSGTTGRPKGVGVPHRGVPDLIALQEEVVGITEHDRYLHFASTGFDVAFWQTMVPLLSGGTSVIAPEEVRVPGDELLDYIVEHRVTGVNLLPSFLAAMPDDRTVDPDVLFVVGAERLDPALARRWGAGRRALFNAYGPTEVTINSVTWHYDPDDPGPLPIGRPDPGVRAYVLDGGLQPVGAGVTGELYLGGPSLARGYIGRPGLTAAAFVADPFGAPGERMYRTGDLVRWRPDGQLVFLGRVDHQVKIRGFRVELGEIESTLTRHPDVRACAVIVREGRLVGYVIPTDGAAPAAAAAAAADTERLRAYLAERLPDHMVPTALVPLDRLPLSPGGKLDPTALPAPEAAAAERREPATRAEEVLLGIFTDILGTGGAGAAVGLDDDFFAIGGDSIVSLQVVSRARRHGLGLTARDVFEGATIAGIAARARALDGGDAPAVGDAPLTPIMRDLLRRAGTAADGFCQWAEICVPPGGDEAAWRAVLDAVLARHDVLRAHLVGDALRIPPVGAVTGADVLTRVAATGDLRTLVDERTAAARASMDPRTGPLLRAIWVDAGPDRPGRLVLVAHHLVVDGVSWRILLDDVEHAYSGGRLARHGQSFLGWARSLRATDRRSELPHWRRMAPARPTARPLDPARDTAGTAAHHEIRLDAAATRALITVLPAAHRTTPDAVLLSALAQAVRAWRGTPELLVALESHGRPRDVDLSQTVGWFTAVHPVLLDADDDPKAVGERLRAQGDGLGYGILTAAGLLDPVEPEVAWNYLGRFAGAPETETPWQAPPDADPLGSGAPDAMPLPHGLMVNALVRDDALGVRITWPGALFTAAEIEDLAEHLRTALLRTAAAPEAGALDRGGPVAEVQPLTPLQEVMLRHSRTERPDPYTVQSTFSLAGQLDLDALRAAGADLMARHPNLGAVFPADLAVIPASPRPDFRVADGPAEEVLAADLAEPFDLAEGPLLRLTVIRHRPERADLVLTSHHVLSDGWSAPRILTELFALYTARVRGEVPDLPPPVPFADYLRWRADHEPDLAAWAAELEGVAEGDHLGGGDVGPAWQEPAIITFDAALVADLTRIAARRGLTPNTLLQGAWAVLLARRSGRTDVCLGAMVANRPPQLPGVEEIIGLLANTVPVRARLAGTLADTLADLQARQRALVEHHHVALSDLERVTGRSRLFDTLVVFENYPVDPDRLREPAPGLTVVGTRFREATHHPVTLTVMPDGDGWTGVLAHRAGADVGGLAEELLDLLRGLGDHLDGDVHDLLGHR